Proteins from a genomic interval of Crassostrea angulata isolate pt1a10 chromosome 7, ASM2561291v2, whole genome shotgun sequence:
- the LOC128192310 gene encoding innexin unc-9-like isoform X2, with protein sequence MGNGLCVETGSSMTVFDWMDHVLGTVQAQVGLRTIYDDDFIDRLNHYYTVILLIVFTVIVSTNQYVGDPIECWCPADFTENRVDYTNFVCWVSNTYYIPMQNQIPVNVDNRRQKELTYYQWVPIILLILALLFKMPRMVWKVLSASSGISMDKLGNLAKETQYISPEDREKKLNHIVKYLDQWLSGVQHYRAGMCVKLRESASKFACCFCGRHFGNYLVTCVLFIKLLYLVNAISQLYILNAFLGTDYSVYGIEVLTSLYNGEDWTYSPRFPRVTLCDFEIRQMTNLQRWTVQCVLPINLFNEKIFIFLWFWHVLLAFLSAFSLVVSAYAFMFPQHRKSYIRKYLLLNKLYKTGRMASEREKKMVRRFVDNYLRHDGCYVLRVFSNNANDVITSEIIKYLYQDYVKEKEQRENKDVDTNGLMEDSQK encoded by the coding sequence GATGGACCATGTCCTCGGAACCGTTCAGGCACAAGTTGGTCTACGAACAATCTATGATGACGATTTCATTGACAGACTCAACCATTACTACACTGTAATACTATTAATAGTATTCACGGTGATAGTGAGTACAAACCAGTACGTGGGGGACCCTATAGAATGCTGGTGCCCCGCGGACTTCACGGAGAACCGCGTGGACTATACTAATTTTGTGTGCTGGGTCAGTAACACGTACTACATCCCAATGCAGAACCAAATTCCGGTGAACGTTGACAATCGTCGACAGAAGGAGCTGACATATTATCAGTGGGTCCCAATTATCCTCCTTATCCTTGCTTTACTCTTCAAAATGCCTCGAATGGTGTGGAAAGTTCTCTCGGCTTCCAGTGGGATCAGTATGGATAAGCTTGGGAATCTGGCCAAAGAAACTCAGTACATTAGTCCAGAAGACAGGGAGAAAAAGCTGAATCACATCGTGAAGTACCTTGACCAATGGTTGAGTGGTGTACAGCACTACCGAGCAGGGATGTGCGTAAAATTACGAGAAAGCGCCAGCAAGTTTGCGTGCTGCTTCTGCGGCCGTCATTTTGGAAACTATCTGGTCACGTGCGTTCTTTTCATAAAGTTACTGTACTTAGTAAACGCTATATCACAACTGTACATACTGAACGCGTTTCTCGGGACTGACTACAGTGTCTATGGAATCGAAGTTCTGACGTCACTGTACAATGGCGAAGATTGGACTTACTCGCCGAGGTTTCCTCGCGTTACATTGTGTGATTTTGAGATTCGCCAAATGACAAATCTACAACGATGGACAGTTCAATGCGTTTTGCCTATCAATCTCTTCAATGAGAAAATCTTCATCTTCCTTTGGTTTTGGCACGTTTTGCTGGCCTTCCTCAGCGCGTTTAGTTTAGTTGTTAGCGCGTACGCTTTCATGTTTCCGCAGCACCGTAAATCGTACATCCGCAAGTACCTTCTCCTCAACAAACTGTACAAAACAGGCAGGATGGCAAGCGAGAGAGAAAAGAAGATGGTTCGTCGGTTTGTGGACAACTACCTACGTCACGATGGATGCTATGTCTTGCGAGTGTTCAGTAACAATGCTAATGACGTCATCACATCTGAAATCATTAAATATCTTTATCAGGACTATGTAAAAGAGAAAGAGCAGAGGGAAAACAAAGACGTGGACACAAATGGTTTAATGGAGGATAGCCAAAAATAG
- the LOC128192310 gene encoding innexin unc-9-like isoform X1 — MSTAASVLDKFIGRKPPPPPPPDPPPDPPPQDPNQPKMDHVLGTVQAQVGLRTIYDDDFIDRLNHYYTVILLIVFTVIVSTNQYVGDPIECWCPADFTENRVDYTNFVCWVSNTYYIPMQNQIPVNVDNRRQKELTYYQWVPIILLILALLFKMPRMVWKVLSASSGISMDKLGNLAKETQYISPEDREKKLNHIVKYLDQWLSGVQHYRAGMCVKLRESASKFACCFCGRHFGNYLVTCVLFIKLLYLVNAISQLYILNAFLGTDYSVYGIEVLTSLYNGEDWTYSPRFPRVTLCDFEIRQMTNLQRWTVQCVLPINLFNEKIFIFLWFWHVLLAFLSAFSLVVSAYAFMFPQHRKSYIRKYLLLNKLYKTGRMASEREKKMVRRFVDNYLRHDGCYVLRVFSNNANDVITSEIIKYLYQDYVKEKEQRENKDVDTNGLMEDSQK; from the coding sequence GATGGACCATGTCCTCGGAACCGTTCAGGCACAAGTTGGTCTACGAACAATCTATGATGACGATTTCATTGACAGACTCAACCATTACTACACTGTAATACTATTAATAGTATTCACGGTGATAGTGAGTACAAACCAGTACGTGGGGGACCCTATAGAATGCTGGTGCCCCGCGGACTTCACGGAGAACCGCGTGGACTATACTAATTTTGTGTGCTGGGTCAGTAACACGTACTACATCCCAATGCAGAACCAAATTCCGGTGAACGTTGACAATCGTCGACAGAAGGAGCTGACATATTATCAGTGGGTCCCAATTATCCTCCTTATCCTTGCTTTACTCTTCAAAATGCCTCGAATGGTGTGGAAAGTTCTCTCGGCTTCCAGTGGGATCAGTATGGATAAGCTTGGGAATCTGGCCAAAGAAACTCAGTACATTAGTCCAGAAGACAGGGAGAAAAAGCTGAATCACATCGTGAAGTACCTTGACCAATGGTTGAGTGGTGTACAGCACTACCGAGCAGGGATGTGCGTAAAATTACGAGAAAGCGCCAGCAAGTTTGCGTGCTGCTTCTGCGGCCGTCATTTTGGAAACTATCTGGTCACGTGCGTTCTTTTCATAAAGTTACTGTACTTAGTAAACGCTATATCACAACTGTACATACTGAACGCGTTTCTCGGGACTGACTACAGTGTCTATGGAATCGAAGTTCTGACGTCACTGTACAATGGCGAAGATTGGACTTACTCGCCGAGGTTTCCTCGCGTTACATTGTGTGATTTTGAGATTCGCCAAATGACAAATCTACAACGATGGACAGTTCAATGCGTTTTGCCTATCAATCTCTTCAATGAGAAAATCTTCATCTTCCTTTGGTTTTGGCACGTTTTGCTGGCCTTCCTCAGCGCGTTTAGTTTAGTTGTTAGCGCGTACGCTTTCATGTTTCCGCAGCACCGTAAATCGTACATCCGCAAGTACCTTCTCCTCAACAAACTGTACAAAACAGGCAGGATGGCAAGCGAGAGAGAAAAGAAGATGGTTCGTCGGTTTGTGGACAACTACCTACGTCACGATGGATGCTATGTCTTGCGAGTGTTCAGTAACAATGCTAATGACGTCATCACATCTGAAATCATTAAATATCTTTATCAGGACTATGTAAAAGAGAAAGAGCAGAGGGAAAACAAAGACGTGGACACAAATGGTTTAATGGAGGATAGCCAAAAATAG